In a genomic window of Pirellulales bacterium:
- a CDS encoding DUF1257 domain-containing protein, whose amino-acid sequence MSHVVTIDTQIRDPAALAAACRRLERPAPLAGRHRLFAEEVEGLAVSLRDWRYPVVCRTAVGELRYDTFQGRWGDPARLDELLQAYAVEKATLEARRRGHAVTERRLATGAVQLTVHVGGAP is encoded by the coding sequence ATGAGTCACGTCGTCACGATCGACACCCAGATCCGCGATCCGGCGGCGCTGGCCGCCGCGTGTCGGCGGCTGGAACGGCCGGCGCCCCTCGCCGGCCGGCATCGGCTCTTCGCCGAGGAGGTCGAGGGGCTCGCCGTGAGCTTGCGCGACTGGCGGTATCCGGTCGTCTGCCGGACCGCCGTCGGCGAGCTCCGCTACGACACGTTTCAAGGCCGCTGGGGGGACCCCGCGCGGCTCGACGAACTGCTCCAGGCGTACGCCGTCGAGAAGGCGACGCTCGAGGCCCGGCGGCGCGGCCATGCCGTGACCGAACGGCGGCTCGCCACGGGCGCCGTACAACTCACCGTCCACGTCGGAGGCGCCCCATGA
- a CDS encoding zinc metalloprotease, which produces MAKKKKTAVKGKSAEQPPKRRMCGTMQVHQWLLESHPGFRKEQVEIESAMRSRLMAPMAARTSPYKITVVVHVVFRSAAENISDAQIKSQIDVLNKDFRAKNSDRSKTPPVWKGLTSDAMVEFSLATKDPSGKATTGITRTSTSTDGFGDDDNVKFTQRGGIDAWPTNKYLNIWVCQLRGGLLGYAQFPGGPKATDGVVILSTAFGTKGTARAPFNKGRTTTHEIGHYLNLRHIWGDTEDCSGTDLVADTPNAVTPNYGKPTFPHVSCHNGPHGDMFMNYMDYVDDDAMFMFTTGQVARMRMTLDGPRKSLVS; this is translated from the coding sequence ATGGCCAAGAAGAAGAAAACAGCCGTAAAAGGGAAATCAGCCGAACAACCGCCCAAGCGACGCATGTGCGGCACGATGCAGGTGCATCAATGGCTCCTCGAATCGCACCCGGGGTTCCGTAAAGAGCAGGTGGAGATTGAGAGCGCGATGCGCTCGCGACTGATGGCGCCGATGGCCGCTCGGACTTCGCCCTACAAGATCACGGTGGTCGTCCACGTCGTGTTTCGCAGCGCGGCGGAGAATATCTCCGACGCTCAAATCAAGAGCCAAATTGACGTACTCAACAAGGACTTTCGCGCTAAGAACTCAGATCGCAGCAAGACTCCCCCCGTTTGGAAGGGGCTGACGTCCGATGCGATGGTTGAGTTTTCGCTAGCGACCAAGGATCCATCCGGCAAAGCGACCACGGGGATTACGCGCACCAGCACTTCCACCGACGGGTTTGGCGACGATGATAACGTCAAGTTCACTCAACGCGGCGGGATCGACGCTTGGCCGACGAACAAGTATCTCAATATCTGGGTCTGTCAGTTGCGAGGGGGCTTGCTCGGATATGCGCAATTCCCCGGCGGTCCCAAGGCGACCGACGGCGTCGTGATTCTCTCGACCGCGTTCGGCACCAAGGGGACCGCCCGAGCGCCGTTCAACAAGGGCCGCACGACGACGCACGAGATCGGACACTATCTGAATCTGCGGCATATCTGGGGGGACACCGAGGATTGCAGCGGAACCGACCTCGTGGCGGACACGCCCAATGCCGTGACGCCGAACTACGGAAAGCCGACGTTTCCGCACGTTTCTTGCCACAACGGCCCGCACGGAGACATGTTTATGAATTACATGGACTACGTGGACGACGACGCCATGTTTATGTTTACCACAGGCCAAGTCGCCCGCATGCGAATGACGCTGGACGGGCCGCGCAAGAGCCTGGTGAGTTAA
- a CDS encoding molybdopterin converting factor, with translation MHILFINNDGAGFADRLELAAGTTVAALFQRQVPGGRPSDYLVRVNRQPAAADQVLQEGDRVSFTPTKIEGA, from the coding sequence ATGCACATCCTGTTCATCAACAACGACGGCGCCGGGTTCGCCGACCGACTCGAACTTGCCGCCGGGACGACCGTCGCCGCGCTGTTTCAGCGGCAGGTCCCCGGCGGTCGGCCGAGCGACTACCTCGTCCGCGTCAATCGCCAGCCCGCCGCCGCCGACCAGGTCCTCCAGGAAGGGGACCGCGTCAGCTTCACCCCGACCAAGATCGAAGGGGCGTGA
- a CDS encoding DUF2997 domain-containing protein has product MTTIEILVSPRGEVRLEPRGFAGARCEAATRELEAALGAIVGRQRTAEFYAVDLAVRQDATQRHG; this is encoded by the coding sequence ATGACGACGATCGAGATCCTCGTGTCGCCCCGCGGCGAAGTCCGCCTCGAACCCCGCGGCTTCGCCGGCGCGCGCTGCGAAGCGGCGACCCGCGAACTGGAAGCGGCGCTCGGCGCGATCGTCGGGCGCCAGCGGACCGCGGAATTCTACGCCGTCGACCTCGCGGTCCGCCAAGACGCGACGCAACGTCACGGCTGA
- a CDS encoding AAA family ATPase, with the protein MSQPLGETLADYVRACFAGIWILTDEQDDALAAIARLCRDEGWRWAAWDVDAGFSPGGGEARADPPLPACDATATDPLAAVRTASRLAADDVPALLVLRNFHRFLGSAEIVEATIRQIQRGKRHRTFVVVLAPTVDLPRELEKLFVVLEHELPDREQLAEIARELGADPAELPEGEERGAVLDAAAGLTRYEAEGAFALSLVRDGTLAPRTIWRLKAQQLAQAGLLSLYDGGERFAELGGLAALKAFCLRALRPHRPARAHGVLLLSQPGCGKSAFCKALGNEAGRPTLRLDVGALLGSLVGQTEANVRRAIAAAEAMAPCVLMIDEIDKGLAGVRGGGQADGGVAARLFGALLTWLADRTSDVFVVATANDVRQLPAEFTRAERFDGVFFIDLPDRQEKDAIWGIHRAAYALEAAQARPGDDEWTGAEIKSCCRLAALLEAPLVEAAQHVVPVAIAAAEAMRELRQWASGRCLAADRPGIYAGEARSPGASPRRRGIRIDPSAN; encoded by the coding sequence ATGTCGCAGCCGTTGGGCGAGACGCTCGCCGACTACGTGCGGGCCTGCTTCGCCGGAATCTGGATTCTCACGGACGAACAAGACGACGCCCTGGCGGCGATCGCCCGCCTCTGCCGAGACGAAGGGTGGCGGTGGGCCGCCTGGGACGTCGATGCGGGGTTTTCCCCCGGCGGCGGCGAGGCCCGCGCCGATCCGCCCCTCCCGGCGTGCGACGCGACGGCGACCGACCCCCTCGCCGCAGTGCGGACGGCGAGTCGCCTGGCGGCCGACGACGTCCCGGCCCTCTTGGTCCTGCGCAACTTCCATCGGTTCCTCGGCTCGGCCGAGATCGTCGAGGCGACGATCCGGCAGATCCAACGGGGGAAGCGTCACCGAACGTTCGTCGTCGTCCTGGCGCCGACGGTCGACCTCCCCCGCGAACTCGAAAAACTCTTCGTGGTCCTCGAACACGAACTCCCCGATCGAGAACAGCTCGCCGAAATCGCCCGCGAGCTCGGCGCCGACCCGGCGGAACTCCCCGAGGGGGAGGAGCGCGGGGCGGTGCTCGACGCCGCGGCGGGGCTCACCCGCTACGAGGCCGAAGGGGCGTTCGCGCTGTCGCTCGTCCGCGACGGGACCCTCGCCCCCCGAACGATCTGGCGACTCAAGGCGCAGCAGCTCGCCCAGGCGGGGCTGTTGTCGCTGTACGACGGGGGCGAACGATTCGCCGAGTTGGGGGGCCTGGCCGCGCTCAAGGCGTTCTGCCTCCGCGCGCTCCGTCCGCACCGTCCAGCGCGGGCCCACGGGGTCCTCCTCTTGTCGCAGCCCGGGTGCGGCAAGAGCGCGTTCTGCAAGGCCCTCGGCAACGAAGCGGGCCGCCCGACGTTGCGGCTCGACGTCGGGGCCCTCCTGGGGTCGCTCGTCGGGCAGACCGAAGCGAACGTCCGCCGGGCGATCGCCGCGGCCGAAGCGATGGCCCCCTGCGTCCTGATGATCGACGAGATCGACAAGGGACTCGCCGGGGTCCGCGGCGGCGGTCAGGCCGACGGGGGGGTCGCGGCCCGCCTGTTCGGCGCGCTGCTGACGTGGCTCGCCGATCGGACGAGCGACGTCTTCGTCGTCGCGACCGCGAACGACGTCCGGCAGCTCCCGGCCGAGTTCACCCGCGCCGAACGATTCGACGGCGTGTTCTTCATCGATCTCCCCGATCGACAGGAGAAGGACGCGATCTGGGGGATCCATCGCGCGGCGTATGCGCTCGAGGCGGCTCAAGCGCGGCCCGGCGACGACGAGTGGACCGGGGCCGAGATCAAGAGCTGCTGCCGGTTGGCCGCCCTGCTCGAGGCCCCGCTCGTCGAAGCGGCGCAGCACGTCGTCCCGGTCGCGATCGCGGCCGCCGAAGCGATGCGCGAGCTGCGGCAGTGGGCTTCCGGCCGCTGCCTCGCCGCCGATCGGCCGGGGATCTATGCGGGCGAAGCCCGCAGTCCCGGCGCTTCGCCTCGCCGCCGCGGGATCCGCATCGATCCGTCCGCCAACTGA
- a CDS encoding MBL fold metallo-hydrolase: protein MNIHATHLSTACLLLEIGSTRIVTDPVFDQGQVRYRLGPAAYATRYVGPAIDLEQLPAIDVALLSHAHHFDNLDARGGELISRVPQVITGRKSSQRAGERATRLAVWESTTVTGHDGVAITITAVPARHGPRWLPGSRHVVGFVLQWPAQTSGALYISGDTVWFGGLRRIAKRFDVDVAVLHLGGVHFWPPWPSFVKLTMTGRQAAKYATVLNPRTIVPIHYEQSIWSHFRESLESYRNEFADAGLTSRIKWLRHGERTEIRSEP from the coding sequence ATGAACATTCACGCCACTCATCTTTCGACGGCCTGCCTGCTGCTGGAGATCGGCTCGACGAGGATCGTGACCGACCCCGTCTTCGACCAAGGACAAGTTCGTTATCGCTTGGGCCCCGCGGCGTATGCCACACGCTACGTGGGGCCAGCGATTGACTTGGAACAATTGCCGGCGATCGACGTTGCTCTGCTAAGTCACGCCCATCACTTCGACAATCTCGACGCCCGGGGGGGCGAACTGATCTCGCGAGTCCCGCAGGTAATCACGGGCCGCAAGAGTTCACAGCGGGCCGGCGAACGCGCAACTCGACTGGCCGTCTGGGAGTCGACAACAGTCACCGGACACGACGGCGTCGCGATTACGATCACCGCGGTCCCCGCTAGGCACGGGCCGCGCTGGCTTCCCGGATCGCGCCATGTCGTGGGCTTCGTGCTGCAGTGGCCTGCCCAAACCAGCGGGGCGCTCTACATTTCAGGCGACACCGTCTGGTTCGGAGGTCTGCGTCGCATCGCCAAGCGATTCGACGTGGACGTCGCCGTGTTGCATCTGGGAGGGGTCCACTTTTGGCCTCCCTGGCCCTCATTTGTGAAACTGACAATGACCGGGCGCCAGGCGGCTAAGTATGCGACCGTATTGAATCCCAGGACAATCGTTCCGATTCACTACGAGCAATCCATCTGGTCCCACTTTCGCGAATCGTTGGAGAGCTACCGCAACGAGTTCGCCGATGCCGGGCTGACAAGCCGCATCAAATGGTTGCGTCACGGCGAGCGGACAGAGATTCGTTCCGAACCGTAG
- a CDS encoding ThiF family adenylyltransferase, translating into MSNGSPDRFVRQRDLVPQDRLAELAVSVIGCGAIGRQVALQLAALGCRRLQLVDFDRVDATNVTTQGWRAADVGRLKVAALAADVAALDPAVDLVLVPTRWRPRVPLGDVAFAGVDAISTRAALWRGGGDAVPLWFDGRMRGETLRILAAYDAPTRAHYATTLFPQREAQAGACTSRSTLYAASVAAGLLVAQFAKRLRGVPVAADLVLNLLADELAPLA; encoded by the coding sequence ATGTCGAACGGTTCGCCTGACCGCTTCGTCCGCCAGCGCGACCTCGTTCCGCAGGATCGCCTCGCGGAGCTGGCCGTGAGCGTGATCGGCTGCGGGGCGATCGGCCGCCAGGTCGCCCTCCAGCTGGCGGCCCTCGGCTGCCGGCGGTTGCAGCTCGTCGACTTCGACCGGGTCGACGCGACGAACGTGACGACCCAGGGCTGGCGCGCCGCCGACGTCGGGCGCCTCAAGGTCGCAGCCCTCGCCGCCGACGTCGCGGCCCTCGACCCGGCCGTCGACCTCGTCCTCGTCCCGACCCGCTGGCGGCCGCGGGTCCCGCTCGGGGACGTCGCCTTCGCGGGCGTCGACGCGATCTCGACCCGCGCGGCGCTGTGGCGCGGCGGGGGGGACGCCGTCCCCTTGTGGTTCGACGGCCGGATGCGGGGCGAGACCCTGCGGATCCTCGCCGCCTACGACGCGCCGACCCGCGCTCATTACGCGACGACCCTGTTCCCGCAGCGCGAGGCCCAGGCCGGGGCCTGCACGAGCCGCAGCACGCTCTACGCCGCGAGCGTCGCCGCGGGGCTCCTCGTCGCCCAGTTCGCCAAACGCCTCCGCGGCGTCCCCGTCGCCGCCGACTTGGTCCTCAATCTCCTCGCCGACGAGCTCGCGCCGCTCGCTTGA
- a CDS encoding Mov34/MPN/PAD-1 family protein, giving the protein MRNRSRGRPVLRFAPDAWAKLVALRDFGPTEIGAFGIAAAAEPLLVVDVRLVPQRCDAARVEFADEAVADLFDRLVDAGRRPEEFARIWIHTHPGTSAAPSAVDEATFERVFGRCDWAVMAILARGGATSARLRVRSVVPLEVELATAIDFGRPFAASDPAAWRAEYDACVTPLSSFPDPWDAWEDWRWRPAREEAHDVERFA; this is encoded by the coding sequence GTGCGGAACCGCTCGCGGGGCCGACCGGTCCTCCGCTTCGCCCCTGACGCGTGGGCCAAGCTCGTCGCGCTCCGCGACTTCGGCCCGACCGAGATCGGGGCCTTCGGGATCGCCGCCGCCGCCGAGCCCCTCCTCGTGGTCGACGTCCGGCTCGTCCCCCAGCGGTGCGACGCCGCCCGGGTCGAGTTCGCCGACGAGGCGGTCGCCGATCTCTTCGATCGACTCGTCGACGCCGGACGGCGCCCGGAGGAGTTCGCCCGGATCTGGATCCACACCCATCCCGGGACCTCGGCGGCCCCGTCGGCGGTCGACGAAGCGACGTTCGAGCGGGTCTTCGGCCGCTGCGACTGGGCCGTCATGGCGATCCTCGCCCGGGGCGGGGCGACCTCGGCCCGGCTCCGCGTCCGCTCGGTCGTCCCGCTCGAGGTCGAACTGGCGACCGCGATCGACTTCGGCCGCCCGTTCGCCGCGAGCGATCCCGCCGCGTGGCGCGCCGAGTACGACGCGTGCGTCACGCCCCTCTCGTCGTTCCCCGATCCGTGGGACGCGTGGGAGGACTGGCGCTGGCGCCCGGCGCGGGAGGAGGCGCACGATGTCGAACGGTTCGCCTGA
- a CDS encoding recombinase family protein, which translates to MRGSPPLRSSVPWRLAAVLTIAAAVGVADKSGRSAASYCRFSSANQDERSIFGQQEKCRSRAEADGLTISPDFEFRDDAVSGATWSRPGLDQFLAAVREGRVGTVYVESLSRLARDSVLTLQTLQELVHQYEVRVVSIDDGLDTAASDNWEMVAAIFGVQNQHYLKALAKEVTRGQSQIVREGYCVGDTCFGFASRPLADPTRQRKGKNAKPIMEYVIHAENAEWVRRIFAWYVVERRSLSWIARELTRLGAPKDHRATTKNWRPQLVAGVLSQRKYIGEWTWGVRQNYRDPRTKTVRQKLRGPTESDRQTRLRPELAIIDRAVFEQAQNRLAIQRNAQGPRRKRRIGEQVVGGLLSGATSTSSFANPRHLLQGVVVCGECAQTDETGQIRYRPLYTGGKNAAYMQCHGRLDGTCDCRATLNRQRAEQYVLNAVGRILIANPTVVELICSKAAEHWRRRQAARQDSEPAIRRKLADVEQRIANLVNLCEEQGAPELLDRLRELRQERERLDLDLRRPGEGDRKMATPPTAEWVTEKLRTLDATLRGEAPGAAHALRSLLRGSIVVTEHRERNDRGVEKRYLRGRFEICVPSCAVLLGEDQASNPTPDEESRHVVDVDFRAVERHVQLADQIKDSFDAGLPVAEICQRFKISETLYLRAWKHWHASRGLQVPDGRSLRSRLERQRQADVRREEIMFLWRQDLAYGEIAARLDIGIEVVRQAVVADHEQRGEPVPDGRRRRKDIRLRRTGEWQKDDNLDTT; encoded by the coding sequence TTGCGAGGTTCTCCGCCCCTGCGGTCGAGCGTCCCCTGGCGTCTCGCCGCCGTTCTGACGATTGCCGCGGCGGTCGGCGTCGCCGACAAATCCGGCCGCTCCGCGGCGTCTTATTGCAGGTTCTCGTCAGCCAACCAGGACGAGCGCAGCATTTTCGGCCAGCAGGAGAAATGCCGCTCCCGTGCCGAAGCGGACGGGCTGACGATCTCGCCCGACTTTGAATTCCGCGACGACGCCGTCTCTGGCGCGACATGGAGCCGCCCGGGGCTCGATCAATTCTTGGCGGCGGTGCGGGAGGGTCGCGTCGGCACGGTCTACGTCGAGAGTCTAAGTCGGTTGGCCCGAGACAGCGTCTTGACGCTGCAGACCTTGCAGGAACTGGTCCATCAGTACGAAGTGCGGGTCGTCTCGATCGACGACGGCCTCGACACCGCGGCGTCGGACAACTGGGAGATGGTCGCCGCGATCTTCGGCGTTCAGAACCAGCACTACCTCAAGGCGCTCGCCAAGGAGGTCACCCGTGGGCAGAGCCAGATCGTCCGCGAGGGGTATTGCGTCGGCGACACCTGTTTCGGTTTCGCGTCGCGTCCGCTGGCCGACCCGACCCGGCAGCGAAAAGGGAAAAACGCCAAGCCGATCATGGAATACGTCATCCACGCCGAGAATGCCGAGTGGGTGAGACGGATCTTCGCATGGTACGTCGTCGAACGTCGGTCGCTCAGCTGGATCGCCCGCGAACTGACTCGGCTAGGCGCCCCGAAAGACCATCGGGCGACGACGAAGAACTGGCGGCCGCAACTCGTCGCGGGCGTGCTGTCGCAGCGCAAGTACATCGGCGAATGGACCTGGGGAGTCCGACAGAACTATCGCGATCCGCGGACCAAAACGGTGCGGCAGAAGTTGCGCGGACCGACCGAGTCGGATCGACAGACTCGCCTTCGACCCGAACTGGCGATTATCGATCGCGCCGTGTTTGAACAGGCCCAAAACCGACTTGCGATTCAGCGAAACGCTCAAGGGCCTCGGCGAAAGCGCCGCATCGGCGAGCAAGTCGTCGGGGGGCTGCTGTCGGGCGCGACGTCGACTTCCAGCTTCGCCAACCCGCGTCATCTCCTCCAAGGCGTCGTGGTCTGCGGGGAATGCGCCCAGACCGATGAAACGGGGCAGATTCGCTATCGACCGCTGTACACGGGCGGGAAGAACGCAGCGTACATGCAATGCCACGGTCGTCTGGACGGCACGTGCGACTGCCGCGCGACGCTCAATCGGCAGCGGGCCGAGCAGTACGTTCTGAACGCCGTCGGTCGGATCCTGATCGCCAATCCGACAGTCGTGGAATTGATCTGCAGCAAAGCGGCGGAGCATTGGCGTCGGCGCCAAGCGGCACGGCAAGACTCGGAACCCGCGATTCGTCGAAAGCTCGCCGATGTGGAGCAGCGAATCGCCAATCTCGTGAACCTCTGTGAAGAGCAGGGGGCCCCGGAGCTCCTTGATCGCCTCCGCGAGCTACGCCAGGAACGCGAGCGTCTCGATCTTGATCTGCGACGGCCCGGAGAGGGCGATCGCAAGATGGCGACGCCCCCCACGGCCGAGTGGGTGACTGAGAAACTGCGTACCCTGGACGCGACATTGCGCGGCGAAGCGCCGGGCGCCGCTCACGCCCTGCGATCCTTGCTCCGCGGCTCGATCGTCGTCACTGAGCATCGGGAGCGAAACGACCGCGGCGTCGAGAAGCGATACTTGCGGGGGCGGTTTGAGATCTGCGTTCCGTCTTGCGCGGTTCTTCTTGGCGAAGACCAAGCGAGCAATCCGACGCCGGACGAGGAGTCCCGCCATGTTGTCGACGTCGACTTTCGGGCGGTTGAGCGGCACGTGCAGCTCGCCGACCAGATCAAGGACTCGTTCGACGCCGGCCTGCCCGTCGCGGAGATCTGTCAACGCTTCAAGATCAGCGAGACGCTTTACTTGCGCGCGTGGAAGCACTGGCACGCGTCCCGCGGACTGCAAGTTCCCGACGGGCGATCGCTACGGTCTCGACTTGAGAGGCAGCGACAAGCGGACGTGCGACGAGAGGAGATCATGTTCCTCTGGCGGCAAGACCTCGCGTACGGCGAGATCGCAGCCCGCCTGGACATTGGCATCGAAGTCGTGCGACAAGCCGTGGTCGCCGATCACGAGCAGCGAGGCGAGCCGGTCCCCGATGGTCGTCGTCGCCGCAAGGACATTCGACTCCGTCGTACGGGCGAATGGCAGAAGGACGACAACTTGGACACGACATAG